Proteins found in one Labrenzia sp. VG12 genomic segment:
- a CDS encoding helix-turn-helix transcriptional regulator — MSGSEASGKTGCQGTSECVAACEELAAVFRALGHPARLAIVKQLATRKEACCGEIVNHLPLAQSTVSQHLQVLKEAGLLMCDTRGRNCHYLLNREKLDQAETLSQGFWQALRPENSEMA, encoded by the coding sequence ATGAGCGGGAGCGAGGCATCTGGGAAGACGGGTTGTCAGGGGACATCCGAATGCGTTGCAGCATGTGAAGAGCTGGCTGCTGTCTTTCGGGCCTTGGGCCACCCGGCGCGGCTTGCCATCGTCAAGCAACTGGCAACGCGCAAGGAGGCGTGCTGCGGTGAGATCGTCAATCACCTGCCGTTGGCGCAATCAACTGTTTCCCAGCATTTGCAGGTCCTCAAGGAGGCAGGCCTGTTGATGTGCGACACGCGCGGCCGGAATTGCCACTATCTGCTTAACCGGGAAAAACTCGACCAGGCGGAAACCCTGTCTCAGGGGTTCTGGCAAGCATTGCGGCCGGAGAACTCAGAAATGGCCTGA
- a CDS encoding LysM peptidoglycan-binding domain-containing protein: MNKKTLVWTLIVAVPVGLAALATAFIYRDTGKLPFQQAAETTTAPAGPTETGQVETAVSPQDASTPEETAQSETAPDQDQSIKGPSFDVVGVEPTGETVVAGRSDAGAIVALTANGKVVGKSIANEAGEWTIILDEPLKPGDYDVGLEVHDEAGDPVATSEERLAVSLPEGGKEQPLVVLNSPDGPSDVLQKPETEQQVAAVQPEQEPQQQAAAEPTAPTGDAAPQNTQAASAPQADDSQQPETSASQQAKAEPAAPAAEQVAAASQESQPASSDQIAPAAQAEAGEAETASGDAAQVAAAEGTGNTSQPEATETAATTSSDNGSAPAAAEQTAAAAQTPETDAGEETQVASRSVQPSEPAQSEDQPAAAASEQPASQVEQAPADNQPVEATAPATLAPQPEAAPAEPTVTVEAVESETDKVFVAGTGEPGSSVRVYVGDEFQGEAEVNASGKWLVQGTKNIAEGNVEVRADLIAEDGNAVDARAAVTFEKEQDKQIVLTKVVASGASGDAAGQGAEVKKTLPVVIIRKGDNLWRISRRLYGEGVRYTTIYQANQDQIRNPDLIYPGQVFLTPEGDLNWKQPVENNG; this comes from the coding sequence ATGAACAAGAAAACACTCGTCTGGACTTTGATCGTGGCTGTGCCGGTTGGGCTTGCTGCGCTGGCCACCGCCTTTATCTACCGGGACACCGGCAAGCTGCCCTTCCAGCAGGCGGCCGAAACGACAACAGCACCCGCAGGACCAACCGAAACCGGCCAGGTCGAAACCGCCGTATCCCCGCAGGACGCGAGCACTCCTGAAGAAACTGCGCAGTCTGAAACCGCGCCCGATCAGGATCAGAGCATCAAGGGACCGAGCTTTGACGTCGTCGGCGTGGAGCCCACTGGTGAGACGGTGGTCGCAGGCCGGTCGGATGCCGGTGCCATTGTTGCCCTGACTGCAAATGGCAAGGTGGTCGGCAAGAGCATTGCCAACGAGGCCGGGGAGTGGACCATCATCCTCGATGAGCCGCTCAAACCGGGCGACTATGACGTCGGTCTGGAAGTTCATGACGAGGCGGGCGATCCGGTGGCAACGTCCGAAGAACGCCTGGCCGTATCGCTACCGGAAGGCGGCAAGGAACAGCCGCTGGTCGTCTTGAATTCGCCGGATGGTCCGTCCGACGTTCTGCAGAAACCGGAAACGGAACAGCAGGTCGCCGCGGTCCAGCCTGAGCAGGAGCCGCAACAGCAGGCCGCTGCTGAACCGACAGCGCCGACCGGAGACGCAGCACCTCAGAACACGCAAGCAGCTTCTGCCCCGCAAGCGGATGACAGCCAGCAGCCTGAAACATCTGCCTCGCAACAGGCAAAGGCTGAACCGGCCGCTCCGGCGGCAGAGCAGGTCGCAGCAGCCTCGCAGGAAAGCCAGCCGGCATCGAGCGACCAGATCGCACCGGCTGCCCAGGCAGAGGCAGGCGAAGCGGAAACGGCGTCGGGTGACGCAGCTCAGGTTGCGGCAGCAGAAGGCACCGGCAACACCTCCCAGCCAGAGGCAACCGAAACGGCTGCCACAACGTCTTCGGATAATGGATCAGCACCTGCAGCCGCGGAACAGACGGCGGCCGCCGCGCAGACGCCGGAGACAGACGCTGGCGAAGAAACGCAAGTGGCGAGCCGGTCTGTCCAGCCATCCGAGCCGGCACAGTCCGAAGACCAACCGGCTGCTGCGGCGAGTGAACAACCGGCGTCTCAAGTGGAACAGGCTCCGGCCGACAATCAGCCGGTGGAGGCTACGGCGCCTGCTACGTTAGCGCCTCAGCCTGAGGCGGCGCCGGCAGAACCGACTGTTACGGTTGAGGCCGTCGAGTCGGAGACCGACAAGGTCTTTGTGGCCGGAACGGGTGAGCCGGGCTCCTCTGTTCGCGTCTATGTCGGCGACGAGTTCCAGGGCGAGGCCGAAGTCAATGCCAGCGGCAAGTGGCTGGTTCAGGGCACCAAGAACATTGCCGAGGGCAATGTTGAAGTGCGTGCCGACCTGATTGCGGAAGACGGCAATGCCGTGGATGCGCGGGCCGCCGTCACCTTCGAGAAGGAACAGGACAAGCAGATCGTTCTGACGAAGGTCGTCGCCAGCGGCGCCAGCGGCGATGCCGCGGGGCAGGGTGCGGAAGTCAAGAAGACCCTGCCGGTGGTGATCATCCGCAAGGGCGACAACCTCTGGCGCATTTCACGCCGTCTCTATGGGGAAGGGGTTCGCTACACGACCATCTATCAGGCGAACCAGGACCAGATTCGTAATCCTGACCTGATCTATCCAGGTCAGGTGTTCCTGACACCGGAAGGCGATCTGAACTGGAAGCAGCCGGTCGAAAACAACGGCTAA
- a CDS encoding TIGR00730 family Rossman fold protein — MPHLCVMNTVSQKQLTSVCVYCGSSFGSDQSHEAAATRLGQLIAEAGLRLVYGGGSVGLMGTVANAALEAGGKVTGIIPRFLEKREVMLETLEDLVITDDMHERKHLMFQRADAFIALPGGIGTLEEAVEMMTWAQLGQHRKPVVLANINGFWSPLLELLDHMRAQGYIRPDTEVPYLVARNVDEILPMLRKATSGAPTTSAGELASVDKL, encoded by the coding sequence ATGCCACACCTTTGCGTCATGAATACGGTTTCTCAAAAACAACTCACAAGCGTCTGTGTCTATTGCGGCTCCAGCTTTGGCTCGGACCAGTCTCACGAGGCTGCCGCCACCAGGCTTGGCCAGCTCATCGCCGAGGCGGGGCTTCGCCTTGTCTATGGCGGCGGCTCCGTCGGCCTCATGGGCACCGTTGCCAATGCCGCCCTGGAAGCAGGCGGCAAGGTCACGGGAATCATTCCGCGTTTCCTGGAAAAACGGGAAGTCATGCTGGAGACGCTCGAGGACCTCGTCATCACCGACGACATGCATGAGCGCAAGCACCTGATGTTTCAGCGCGCCGACGCCTTTATTGCCCTGCCGGGGGGCATCGGCACGCTGGAAGAAGCGGTGGAAATGATGACCTGGGCCCAGCTCGGCCAGCACCGAAAACCCGTTGTCCTCGCCAATATCAACGGCTTCTGGTCGCCGCTTCTGGAACTGCTCGACCACATGCGTGCGCAGGGTTACATCCGCCCGGACACCGAAGTTCCCTATCTGGTCGCCCGCAATGTGGACGAGATCCTGCCAATGCTGCGCAAGGCAACGTCCGGCGCACCGACTACTTCCGCAGGGGAACTGGCCTCGGTAGACAAACTCTAA
- a CDS encoding 6,7-dimethyl-8-ribityllumazine synthase, producing MSRKRRSHMTHTRYAFIKAGWHADIVDQALVGFQQIIPAEDIDVFDVPGAFEMPLAAKDLAVTGKYAAIAAAALVVDGGIYRHDFVAQAVVSGLMQAGLETGVPVLSVSLTPHHFQETDHHMTIYREHFVLKGREAAEAALKIGKFKAQLKG from the coding sequence GTGTCAAGAAAACGGAGATCACACATGACACACACCCGCTACGCCTTCATCAAAGCCGGCTGGCACGCAGACATTGTCGACCAGGCCCTTGTGGGCTTCCAGCAGATCATTCCAGCTGAAGACATTGATGTATTTGACGTTCCCGGTGCCTTTGAAATGCCGCTTGCGGCAAAGGACCTTGCCGTCACCGGCAAATATGCGGCCATTGCGGCTGCGGCCCTTGTCGTCGATGGCGGCATCTACCGGCACGATTTCGTGGCCCAGGCAGTTGTCAGCGGCTTGATGCAGGCCGGTCTCGAAACAGGTGTTCCCGTTCTCTCTGTCTCCCTGACCCCACACCACTTCCAGGAGACGGATCACCACATGACGATCTATCGCGAACATTTCGTGCTGAAGGGCCGTGAGGCTGCGGAAGCCGCGTTGAAGATCGGCAAGTTCAAGGCACAGCTCAAGGGCTGA
- a CDS encoding ABC transporter ATP-binding protein/permease produces MTTLANLWPYIWPSDRPDLKKRVLLAVFALVIAKFVTVLSPYFFAWATDALTGEVADLPPFLVAPIMLVLAYNAARVLAVAFNQLRDALFARVGQHAVRQLAILTFQHLHQLSLRFHLARRTGGLSRVIERGVKGIESIVRFTILNGFPTVLEFAIMAAVIWYQFGFFYVVVVAVMIAAYVWFTVKCSNWRIEIRREMNDSDTDANSKAIDSLLNFETVKYFGNEKMEAERFDVSMAKYEKAATKTWTSLAWLNLGQSVILGIGMAVCMALSARAVLAGEQNIGDFVLINALLMQISIPLNFIGFLYREIRQGLADIESMFDLLLVPAEIKDKPDAGPLQAVEGNIAFRNVRFHYDEDRPILKGVDFEVPAGKTVAIVGPSGAGKSTISRLLFRFYDVTDGAVDIDGQDVRDVTQESVRHAIGMVPQDTVLFNDTIAYNIRYGRPDATDEEVREAARMAQIHDFIEKLPQGYQSEVGERGLKLSGGEKQRVAIARTILKSPPILILDEATSALDTHTEREIQSALDEVSQNRTTLVIAHRLSTVVNADQIIVLEAGEIAERGTHLELLDKDGLYASMWARQREADEAEERLRAARENDDLGIITRGQTADYVPAK; encoded by the coding sequence CTGACGACGCTGGCCAATCTCTGGCCCTATATCTGGCCTTCGGACCGACCCGATCTGAAGAAGCGTGTTCTGCTGGCCGTCTTTGCGCTGGTGATCGCCAAATTCGTAACGGTGTTGTCGCCCTATTTTTTCGCCTGGGCGACCGACGCCCTGACCGGTGAGGTGGCGGACCTGCCGCCGTTCCTGGTGGCACCGATCATGCTGGTTCTGGCTTACAATGCCGCACGCGTCCTTGCCGTTGCCTTCAACCAGTTACGGGACGCGCTTTTTGCCCGCGTGGGCCAGCATGCCGTTCGTCAATTGGCGATCCTCACATTCCAGCATCTGCACCAGCTCTCGTTACGCTTCCATCTGGCGCGCCGCACCGGCGGCCTCAGCCGTGTGATCGAGCGTGGCGTAAAGGGCATTGAGTCGATCGTGCGGTTCACGATCCTCAACGGGTTCCCGACAGTTCTGGAATTCGCCATCATGGCGGCGGTCATCTGGTACCAGTTTGGCTTCTTCTACGTCGTCGTCGTGGCAGTCATGATTGCGGCCTATGTCTGGTTCACTGTCAAATGTTCCAACTGGCGCATCGAAATCCGGCGCGAGATGAACGACAGCGACACGGATGCCAATTCAAAGGCCATCGACAGCCTCCTGAATTTTGAAACGGTGAAGTATTTCGGCAACGAGAAGATGGAAGCCGAACGGTTCGACGTGTCGATGGCGAAGTATGAAAAGGCGGCCACCAAGACCTGGACGTCTCTTGCCTGGCTGAACCTTGGTCAGTCCGTCATCCTTGGCATCGGCATGGCGGTTTGCATGGCCCTGTCCGCCAGAGCGGTGCTGGCAGGCGAGCAGAACATCGGCGACTTTGTCCTTATCAACGCGCTCCTGATGCAGATTTCCATTCCCCTCAACTTCATCGGCTTTCTGTACCGGGAAATCCGTCAGGGCCTGGCCGACATCGAATCCATGTTCGATCTGCTGCTCGTGCCGGCCGAGATCAAGGACAAGCCTGATGCCGGCCCGCTTCAGGCCGTCGAAGGCAACATCGCCTTCAGGAATGTGCGCTTTCATTATGATGAAGACAGGCCGATCCTGAAGGGCGTCGACTTTGAGGTCCCGGCCGGCAAGACGGTCGCGATCGTCGGGCCTTCCGGCGCCGGCAAGTCGACGATCTCCAGGTTGCTGTTCCGGTTTTACGACGTGACGGACGGCGCCGTGGACATTGACGGCCAGGACGTGCGTGACGTCACCCAGGAGAGCGTGCGCCACGCCATCGGAATGGTGCCGCAGGATACGGTGCTCTTCAACGACACCATCGCCTACAACATTCGCTACGGTCGTCCGGACGCGACAGATGAGGAAGTGCGCGAGGCGGCGCGCATGGCGCAGATCCACGACTTTATCGAGAAGCTGCCACAGGGCTATCAGTCGGAGGTTGGCGAACGTGGCCTGAAACTGTCCGGTGGTGAAAAACAGCGCGTGGCGATTGCCCGCACGATCCTGAAATCACCGCCGATCCTGATCCTGGACGAAGCGACTTCCGCGCTCGACACGCATACGGAGCGGGAAATTCAGTCGGCGCTGGACGAAGTGTCCCAGAACCGTACCACGCTGGTGATTGCGCACCGCTTGTCCACCGTGGTCAATGCCGATCAGATCATCGTGCTGGAAGCCGGCGAAATTGCCGAGCGCGGCACCCATCTCGAGCTGCTCGACAAGGACGGCCTCTATGCCTCCATGTGGGCGCGGCAGCGCGAGGCGGATGAGGCAGAGGAACGGCTGCGGGCCGCTCGCGAAAATGACGACCTTGGCATCATTACGCGTGGCCAGACAGCAGACTACGTTCCGGCAAAGTAG